A window of the Bradyrhizobium diazoefficiens genome harbors these coding sequences:
- a CDS encoding RNA polymerase sigma factor → MTAADIDQIIRATIHATWRVVQPRLIATLSRMLRDVPLAEELTQDALVAALEAWPTIGVPDNPGAWLMTTARRRALDHLRRGRMLADKHDMLARDMLQEQEIVPDFDAGLDDDIDDEMLRLVFTACHPILSREARAALALRMICGLTTSEIARAYLVPEATISQRIVRAKRTLSGSGLAYETPCGEALSERLASVLEVIYLIFNEGYLAARGDEWLRPQLCDEALRMGRVLAGLAPDEPEVHGLVALMDLNAARARARTDANGDPILLMDQDRALWDRSQIRRGLRALERARELGGAGRFYALQAAIAACHATAETAADTDWRRIAQLYAELAWLVRSPIIELNRAVAVGMAEGPQAGLDVLDEIADAPALSAYHHLPAVRGDFLQKLGRLAEARQAFEAAAHLATNGRERALMERRAAALHAQDI, encoded by the coding sequence ATGACGGCCGCCGACATCGATCAGATCATTCGTGCCACGATTCACGCAACCTGGCGCGTCGTGCAGCCGCGGCTGATCGCGACGCTGTCGCGGATGCTGCGCGACGTTCCGCTTGCGGAAGAGCTGACCCAGGACGCACTGGTTGCGGCGCTGGAGGCGTGGCCGACCATCGGCGTGCCCGACAATCCCGGCGCCTGGCTCATGACGACCGCAAGGCGGCGTGCGCTCGATCATTTGCGCCGTGGCAGGATGCTGGCGGACAAGCACGACATGCTGGCGCGCGACATGTTGCAGGAGCAGGAGATCGTGCCCGATTTCGATGCCGGCCTCGACGACGACATCGATGATGAAATGTTGCGGCTGGTCTTCACCGCCTGCCATCCGATCCTGTCGCGCGAGGCGCGGGCGGCGCTGGCGCTGCGCATGATCTGCGGCTTGACCACGTCCGAGATCGCACGCGCCTATCTGGTACCGGAAGCAACCATCTCCCAGCGCATCGTCCGCGCCAAACGGACGCTGTCGGGATCCGGCCTCGCCTACGAGACGCCGTGCGGTGAGGCGCTGTCGGAGCGTCTCGCCTCGGTGCTGGAAGTCATCTATCTGATCTTCAACGAAGGCTACCTCGCGGCGCGTGGCGATGAATGGCTGCGGCCGCAGCTCTGCGACGAGGCGCTGCGCATGGGCCGGGTGCTCGCCGGCCTCGCCCCGGACGAGCCCGAGGTTCACGGCCTCGTCGCCCTGATGGATTTGAATGCCGCGCGGGCGCGTGCGCGCACCGACGCGAATGGTGATCCCATTCTGCTGATGGACCAGGATCGCGCCCTCTGGGATCGCTCGCAGATCCGTCGCGGCCTGCGCGCGCTCGAACGTGCTCGCGAGCTCGGCGGTGCCGGACGATTTTACGCGCTCCAGGCCGCGATTGCGGCGTGTCACGCCACGGCGGAGACGGCCGCGGACACTGACTGGCGGCGCATCGCGCAGCTTTACGCCGAGCTGGCGTGGCTGGTGCGCTCGCCGATCATCGAGCTCAATCGGGCGGTCGCGGTTGGCATGGCCGAGGGACCGCAAGCCGGGCTCGACGTGCTTGACGAGATCGCCGACGCACCGGCGCTGTCGGCCTATCATCATCTGCCGGCGGTTCGTGGTGATTTCCTGCAAAAGCTCGGACGGCTCGCAGAGGCGCGGCAGGCGTTCGAGGCCGCCGCGCATCTTGCGACCAACGGGCGTGAGCGCGCTCTGATGGAGCGCCGCGCTGCTGCGCTCCACGCCCAAGACATTTAG
- a CDS encoding carbohydrate porin → MRTAAAIASGVLVFPGASFAADLPLKARAAKTVYDWTGFYVGGHFGYGDASFGPGTNPLPEQGVVLPHSATGFSGGYQLGYNRQLANRVVLGIEADATFTGPRDIVAHERSPAPFNTTIDYVGTVRGRIGYAFDRFMPFVTGGFAWGHTHINVNDADGVSELFPVGKYQAGWTAGLGLEYAVSGNWTAKAEYEYVDLSRKTYDLSGFGLGSVNVDPRIHLFKLGLNYQFGDTPWMPAINGKTKLPESGDWNVHAQTTVLPQGYGPIHSPYASPQSLPGSGQFQATWTTTAFLGTRLWDGGEFYFNPELAQGFGINGTLGLAGFPNGEAQKAGAPFPKIRAQRYYFKQTFGLGGEQEEVPDAPNQLAGKRDIDRVTLIVGRFAVGDFFDGNSYAKDPRADFMNWAMWASAAYDFPADLPGYTRGAVVELNRKDWAVRAGLFQVPDAPNSDTLVYKTGGAVVEFEERHSIFEQPGKLRVGVFANEGNTANYREVVALAAANPALDINDITIANRRNRSKYGFYVNLEQQIVNDVGLFARASWNDGQNQILNFTDIDRSISGGLSIKGSRWGRPDDTVGIGGVINGLSGAHRDFLAAGGTGLVIGDGQLNYRTERILETYYAYSVIKGVTLTADYQLVVNPAYNADRGPVSIVSGRLHAEF, encoded by the coding sequence TTGCGGACGGCCGCGGCGATTGCCTCGGGCGTGCTCGTGTTTCCAGGTGCCAGCTTCGCTGCCGACCTGCCGCTGAAGGCACGCGCCGCGAAAACTGTCTACGACTGGACCGGCTTCTATGTCGGCGGCCATTTCGGCTACGGCGACGCGAGCTTCGGACCCGGCACCAATCCGTTGCCCGAGCAAGGCGTCGTCTTGCCCCACAGCGCAACGGGGTTCAGCGGCGGCTATCAGCTCGGCTACAACCGCCAGCTCGCCAACCGCGTCGTGCTCGGCATCGAAGCTGACGCAACGTTCACGGGTCCGCGCGATATCGTCGCGCACGAACGGTCGCCGGCGCCCTTCAACACCACGATCGACTATGTCGGCACCGTGCGCGGACGCATCGGCTATGCTTTCGACCGCTTCATGCCTTTCGTCACAGGCGGTTTCGCCTGGGGCCACACGCATATCAACGTCAACGATGCGGACGGAGTCTCCGAGCTGTTTCCGGTCGGAAAGTATCAGGCCGGATGGACTGCGGGCCTCGGTCTCGAATACGCCGTGAGCGGCAACTGGACCGCGAAAGCCGAATACGAATATGTCGACCTCTCCCGCAAGACTTACGATCTGAGCGGCTTTGGCCTCGGCAGTGTCAACGTCGATCCACGCATCCATCTGTTCAAGCTCGGCCTGAACTACCAGTTTGGCGACACACCGTGGATGCCGGCGATCAACGGAAAGACCAAACTGCCGGAGTCCGGCGACTGGAACGTCCATGCCCAGACGACGGTGCTGCCGCAAGGCTACGGCCCGATCCACTCGCCCTATGCGAGCCCGCAGAGCCTTCCCGGCAGTGGCCAGTTTCAGGCGACCTGGACCACGACGGCTTTCCTGGGCACGCGCTTGTGGGACGGCGGCGAGTTCTATTTCAATCCCGAGCTGGCGCAGGGTTTTGGCATCAACGGCACGCTCGGGCTTGCCGGTTTCCCCAACGGCGAGGCGCAGAAGGCCGGTGCGCCGTTCCCGAAAATCCGTGCGCAGCGCTATTATTTCAAGCAGACTTTCGGCCTCGGCGGCGAGCAGGAGGAGGTGCCCGACGCTCCGAACCAGCTGGCCGGCAAGCGCGATATCGACCGCGTCACGCTGATCGTTGGCCGCTTCGCCGTGGGCGATTTCTTCGACGGCAATTCATACGCAAAGGATCCGCGCGCCGATTTCATGAACTGGGCAATGTGGGCCTCGGCCGCTTATGATTTCCCCGCCGATCTCCCCGGCTATACGCGCGGCGCCGTGGTCGAGCTCAATCGCAAGGATTGGGCGGTGCGCGCCGGACTGTTCCAGGTCCCCGATGCGCCCAACAGCGATACACTGGTCTACAAGACGGGCGGCGCGGTCGTCGAGTTCGAGGAGCGCCATTCGATCTTCGAACAGCCGGGCAAATTGCGCGTCGGTGTCTTCGCCAACGAAGGCAACACCGCGAACTATCGCGAAGTCGTGGCGCTGGCGGCGGCAAACCCGGCGCTCGACATCAACGACATCACCATCGCAAACCGGCGCAACCGCTCCAAATACGGCTTCTACGTCAACCTCGAGCAGCAGATCGTCAACGACGTCGGGCTGTTTGCGCGCGCCAGCTGGAACGACGGTCAGAACCAGATCCTGAACTTCACCGACATCGACCGCAGCATTTCAGGCGGCCTGTCGATCAAGGGCAGCCGCTGGGGACGTCCTGACGATACGGTCGGCATCGGCGGAGTCATCAACGGCCTGTCGGGCGCGCATCGCGACTTCCTCGCCGCCGGCGGCACGGGTCTGGTGATCGGCGATGGCCAGCTCAACTATCGCACCGAACGCATCCTCGAGACCTACTACGCCTACTCGGTGATCAAGGGCGTGACGCTGACCGCCGACTATCAACTCGTGGTCAATCCCGCCTACAACGCGGACCGCGGTCCGGTTTCGATTGTCTCGGGCCGCCTGCACGCCGAGTTCTGA
- a CDS encoding AprI/Inh family metalloprotease inhibitor, with product MTALRAVALLIAAYVAAIGVARAQDATTLKKEMVGQWELSTTERSKTCVVTIKGDAVAQGFKLELEPACKTALPFTKDIVAWSVKGLDIVRLQDAAGESVIDFTEVEAGIFEGLRQGEGVYILQDLAAARSMAKSMDQMIGDWAMVRGNGQPVCGLTLTNTEADHDNFQVFLKPKCDAAIAQFNPTQWRLERGQIILMSKSGDVWQFEADDNAQWRRVPDTADPLIMLRQ from the coding sequence ATGACCGCTCTTCGGGCCGTTGCTTTGCTGATCGCGGCCTATGTCGCCGCGATCGGCGTTGCGCGCGCGCAGGATGCGACGACCCTGAAGAAGGAGATGGTCGGGCAGTGGGAGCTCTCGACCACCGAGCGGAGCAAGACCTGCGTTGTCACGATCAAGGGCGACGCGGTGGCGCAGGGGTTCAAGCTCGAGCTGGAGCCCGCCTGCAAGACCGCGCTGCCTTTCACCAAGGACATCGTGGCCTGGAGCGTGAAAGGTCTCGACATCGTCCGCTTGCAGGATGCGGCCGGTGAATCCGTGATCGACTTCACCGAGGTCGAGGCCGGCATCTTCGAAGGTCTGCGCCAGGGCGAGGGCGTCTACATCCTGCAGGACCTCGCCGCCGCCCGCTCGATGGCCAAGTCGATGGACCAGATGATCGGCGACTGGGCCATGGTGCGCGGCAACGGCCAGCCGGTCTGCGGATTGACGCTGACCAACACGGAAGCCGATCACGACAATTTCCAGGTCTTCCTCAAGCCGAAATGCGATGCGGCGATCGCCCAGTTCAACCCGACGCAATGGCGGCTCGAGCGCGGCCAGATCATCCTGATGTCGAAATCGGGCGACGTCTGGCAGTTCGAGGCGGACGACAACGCGCAATGGCGGCGGGTTCCCGACACGGCCGATCCCCTGATCATGCTGCGCCAGTAG
- a CDS encoding ABC transporter permease, translating to MNAQVSTTAKTSGAQSAVRFVLPVIVFAAGLAAWELVVRVREIPPYVLPAPSVIFLTLIKDWPVLSQSLATTLLTTLEGFVAASIGGIALALLFNQSKWMEYSLFPYAVVLQVTPVIAIAPLLLIYLEQQTAVVVCAFIVAFFPVLSNTTLGLNSVDRNLAGLFQLYGASPPQTLRFLKLPAALPYILGGLRIAGGLSLIGAVVAEIAAGTAGAGSGLAYRIAESGYRLNIPRMFAALLLLSLAGIVIYGVLALVSHLVLRRWHESALGKEN from the coding sequence ATGAACGCGCAAGTCTCCACCACCGCAAAAACCTCCGGCGCGCAAAGCGCGGTGCGCTTCGTGCTGCCCGTCATCGTGTTCGCGGCGGGCCTTGCCGCCTGGGAGCTCGTGGTCCGCGTCCGGGAGATTCCGCCTTACGTGCTGCCGGCGCCGTCGGTGATTTTCCTGACGCTGATCAAGGACTGGCCGGTGCTGTCACAATCGCTCGCCACCACGCTTCTGACGACGCTGGAAGGTTTTGTCGCCGCGAGCATCGGCGGCATCGCGCTGGCGCTGCTGTTCAACCAGTCGAAATGGATGGAATATTCGCTGTTCCCCTATGCCGTCGTGCTGCAGGTGACGCCGGTGATCGCGATCGCACCGCTCCTGCTGATCTATCTGGAGCAGCAGACCGCGGTCGTCGTCTGTGCCTTCATCGTCGCCTTTTTCCCGGTGCTGTCCAACACCACGCTCGGGCTGAATTCGGTCGATCGCAACTTGGCGGGCCTGTTCCAACTCTATGGCGCCTCGCCGCCGCAAACCCTGCGCTTCCTGAAGCTGCCGGCGGCGCTGCCCTATATTCTGGGCGGCCTGCGCATTGCCGGCGGCCTGTCGCTGATCGGCGCGGTCGTGGCCGAGATCGCGGCGGGAACGGCGGGCGCCGGCTCAGGCCTCGCCTACAGGATTGCCGAGTCAGGCTATCGATTGAACATACCCCGCATGTTCGCAGCGCTGCTTCTGTTGTCGCTGGCCGGGATTGTCATCTATGGGGTGCTGGCGCTAGTTTCCCACCTCGTTTTACGGCGCTGGCATGAGAGCGCGCTTGGAAAGGAAAACTGA
- a CDS encoding peptidoglycan-binding protein — MVSYESLKSGYERNWANLQIRPARLGEANATGRKAINGKATYQQVERLTGVPWYFVALCHYRESNFDFDTYLGNGESLKRVTCLVPKGRGPFASFVDGAVDALRIQHFVGTQDWCIARTLYRLECFNGFGYHAKGVNSPYLYGGSTLYGPAEAKAGKFVADHVFDPSHVDSQLGTAVILHAMMSQDSSITIDDSPPITSRCEPDEDVASSVLLMQQTLNKLGANPPLDEDGISGPKTKAAVSQFQQQHALEDTGLLDGTTIAAITRAGMQPARTANVDLSQILRRLEGLAQLLQGTGASPGAAPSGGTTSGGTTVATNDPISLLERLFSLVNKTAPTPGTTAPTNPTPVDQLKPVLDLLGVLLNKDGKPVLGQVNGALGETIGKMLDGKKTALGIGASLITALLSAVTASPNAGGLAGLLGTIASAVPGLSQFALPISLALTAWGVLGKMEKWAQGTAPPPKPTA; from the coding sequence ATGGTGTCATACGAGAGTCTGAAGAGCGGGTATGAGAGAAACTGGGCCAACCTCCAGATCCGGCCCGCACGCCTTGGCGAGGCCAATGCGACGGGACGCAAGGCCATCAACGGCAAGGCGACCTATCAGCAGGTCGAGCGACTGACCGGTGTGCCCTGGTATTTCGTCGCGCTCTGCCATTATCGCGAATCCAATTTCGATTTCGACACCTATCTCGGCAACGGCGAGTCGCTGAAGCGCGTGACATGCCTCGTCCCGAAGGGCCGCGGCCCGTTCGCCTCGTTCGTCGACGGCGCCGTGGATGCGCTGAGGATCCAGCACTTCGTCGGCACGCAGGACTGGTGCATCGCGCGCACGCTGTACCGGCTCGAATGCTTCAACGGCTTCGGCTATCACGCCAAGGGCGTCAACTCGCCCTATCTCTACGGCGGCTCGACCCTTTACGGACCGGCCGAGGCCAAGGCCGGCAAGTTCGTCGCGGACCACGTCTTCGACCCGAGCCATGTCGATTCCCAGCTCGGCACCGCGGTCATTCTGCATGCGATGATGTCGCAGGATTCCTCGATCACGATCGACGACAGCCCGCCGATCACGAGCCGCTGCGAGCCCGACGAGGACGTGGCGTCATCGGTGCTGCTGATGCAGCAGACGCTCAACAAGCTCGGCGCCAATCCGCCGCTCGACGAAGACGGCATCAGCGGACCGAAGACCAAGGCGGCGGTCTCGCAATTTCAGCAGCAGCACGCCCTCGAGGATACCGGCCTGCTCGACGGGACCACGATCGCCGCCATCACGCGCGCGGGAATGCAACCGGCCCGGACGGCAAATGTCGATCTCTCCCAGATCCTGAGAAGGCTGGAAGGTCTCGCGCAATTGTTGCAAGGCACGGGCGCGTCACCAGGAGCCGCACCATCTGGCGGTACGACATCCGGTGGCACGACGGTGGCCACCAACGATCCGATCAGCCTGCTCGAACGGCTGTTCTCTCTTGTCAACAAGACGGCGCCCACGCCCGGAACGACCGCTCCGACCAATCCCACCCCCGTCGACCAGTTGAAGCCGGTGCTCGACCTGCTCGGCGTCCTGCTCAACAAGGACGGCAAGCCCGTGCTCGGCCAGGTCAACGGTGCGCTCGGCGAGACCATCGGCAAAATGCTGGATGGCAAGAAGACCGCGCTCGGCATCGGGGCCTCGCTGATCACCGCGCTGCTCTCCGCCGTGACGGCGAGCCCGAATGCGGGCGGACTTGCCGGGCTGCTCGGGACGATCGCATCCGCGGTGCCGGGCCTGAGCCAGTTCGCGCTTCCGATCTCGCTGGCGCTGACGGCCTGGGGCGTGCTCGGCAAGATGGAGAAATGGGCGCAAGGCACCGCGCCGCCGCCCAAGCCGACGGCCTAG
- a CDS encoding ABC transporter ATP-binding protein, with the protein MVERKTSSAVEASLTALAVSLRGVTKTYDNGVMALGPFDLAVRKGEFISLLGPSGCGKSTALRLIAGLSAASSGTVRMSRHEGAAQIGHGVGFVFQEPTLMPWTSVRENVRLPLKLGGVPKAEGRARVDEALVSVGLADFADAFPRELSGGMKMRVSLARALVTDPDILLMDEPFAALDEITRFRLNNDLLALWRSLGKTVIFVTHSVFESVYLSQRVVVMTARPGRIQADIRIETVEPRGEEFRTSAAYSDYCRRVSAALAPSYSGQSML; encoded by the coding sequence ATGGTAGAGCGCAAAACCTCGTCCGCCGTCGAGGCCAGCCTGACGGCACTTGCCGTCAGCCTGCGCGGCGTGACGAAGACGTATGACAACGGCGTCATGGCGCTCGGTCCCTTCGACCTCGCGGTACGCAAGGGCGAGTTCATCTCGCTGCTGGGGCCCTCCGGCTGCGGTAAGTCGACGGCGCTGAGGCTGATCGCGGGGCTCAGCGCTGCGTCATCCGGCACGGTGCGGATGTCGCGTCACGAAGGAGCGGCACAAATCGGCCATGGCGTCGGCTTCGTGTTCCAGGAGCCGACCCTGATGCCCTGGACCAGCGTGCGCGAAAACGTGCGGTTGCCGTTGAAGCTCGGCGGCGTTCCGAAGGCCGAGGGGCGGGCGCGGGTCGACGAGGCGCTGGTCAGCGTCGGCCTCGCCGATTTCGCCGATGCCTTTCCGCGTGAATTGTCCGGTGGCATGAAGATGCGGGTGTCGCTGGCGCGCGCACTCGTCACCGACCCAGATATCCTCCTGATGGATGAGCCGTTCGCGGCGCTCGACGAGATCACGCGCTTCCGCCTCAACAACGATCTGCTCGCGCTGTGGCGCAGCCTTGGCAAGACTGTCATCTTCGTCACCCATTCGGTGTTCGAATCCGTCTATCTGTCGCAGCGTGTCGTGGTCATGACGGCGCGGCCGGGCCGCATCCAGGCCGACATCCGCATCGAGACCGTCGAGCCGCGCGGCGAGGAGTTTCGCACCTCGGCCGCCTATTCCGATTACTGCCGGCGCGTGTCGGCCGCGCTGGCGCCGTCCTATTCGGGACAGTCGATGCTATGA
- a CDS encoding creatininase family protein, protein MTPSRDWTEIRWADANPADVSRWIAVLPLAATEQHGPHLPLETDVLIADAYLARVRELLPETIPATFLPVEPIGISTEHIDYPGTQTLPTEVALKRWTAIGEDIARRGMKKLVIITSHGGNSAAMMLVAQDLRAHQKLFVVTTSWSRLSGAENLFPADEVRHGIHGGAVETSIMLARYPEQVRANAIADFPASSIAMEKQYRWLSTQRPAPFAWQAQDLNASGAVGNATLAVVEKGEQLLDHGARAFCELLTEVDNFDVNRLAKGPLG, encoded by the coding sequence ATGACGCCTTCCCGCGACTGGACCGAGATCCGCTGGGCCGATGCGAACCCTGCGGACGTATCGCGCTGGATCGCAGTGCTGCCGCTGGCAGCGACCGAGCAGCACGGCCCGCATCTGCCGCTCGAGACCGACGTGCTGATCGCAGACGCCTATCTCGCGCGCGTCCGCGAGCTTCTGCCCGAGACCATTCCGGCGACCTTCCTGCCCGTTGAACCCATAGGCATTTCCACCGAGCATATCGACTATCCGGGCACGCAGACGCTGCCGACCGAGGTGGCGCTGAAGCGCTGGACCGCCATCGGCGAGGACATCGCGCGACGCGGCATGAAGAAGCTCGTCATCATCACCAGCCATGGCGGCAACAGCGCGGCCATGATGCTGGTGGCGCAGGATCTTCGCGCGCATCAAAAACTGTTCGTGGTGACGACGTCGTGGTCGCGCCTGTCGGGCGCAGAGAACCTGTTCCCGGCCGATGAAGTGCGCCACGGCATCCATGGCGGTGCAGTCGAGACCTCGATCATGCTGGCGCGTTACCCCGAGCAGGTGCGCGCCAATGCGATCGCGGATTTTCCCGCGAGCAGCATCGCGATGGAGAAACAATATCGCTGGCTCTCGACGCAGCGGCCCGCGCCCTTTGCCTGGCAGGCGCAGGATCTCAACGCCAGCGGCGCCGTCGGCAACGCGACACTGGCCGTCGTCGAGAAGGGCGAGCAGCTCCTCGACCACGGCGCGCGCGCCTTTTGCGAGCTGCTGACTGAGGTCGATAACTTCGACGTGAACAGGCTCGCCAAGGGCCCCCTCGGCTAG
- a CDS encoding ABC transporter substrate-binding protein, producing MSPSHLRRALTAGLLATVVSILPARAETLDKVTFGTNWVAEAEHGGFFQAVADGTYKKYGLDVSIVPGGPNENNRMLLIAGKIDFFMAANTLMSFDAVANNVPVVTIAAVFQKDPQVMLTQPDAKVSKIEDLKPLTLFVSKEGMGSYFQWLKSEYGFSEKNVRPYNFNPQPFIANPKSAMQGYVTSEPFAVEKAAGFKPNVILLADAGFNTYSTLIETRRELVEKKADLVQRFVDASMIGWYNYIYRDNSSGNAMIKQLNPEMTDELLAYSVAKMKEYGIVDSGDSLKNGIGAMSDDRYTSFFNKMVKAGVVKSDLDFRKSYTLRFVNKGVGVELRPSKP from the coding sequence ATGAGCCCTTCCCATCTGCGGCGAGCGTTAACGGCAGGCTTGCTGGCCACGGTCGTGTCGATCCTGCCGGCGCGCGCGGAAACCCTGGACAAGGTCACCTTCGGCACCAATTGGGTCGCCGAGGCCGAGCACGGTGGCTTCTTCCAGGCGGTCGCCGACGGCACCTACAAGAAATATGGGCTCGACGTCAGCATCGTTCCGGGCGGCCCCAACGAGAACAACCGGATGTTGCTGATCGCCGGCAAGATCGATTTCTTCATGGCCGCGAACACGCTGATGTCGTTCGACGCGGTCGCCAACAACGTCCCCGTGGTGACCATCGCCGCGGTCTTCCAGAAAGACCCGCAGGTGATGCTGACGCAGCCGGATGCGAAGGTCAGCAAGATCGAGGACCTCAAGCCGCTGACGCTGTTCGTCTCCAAGGAAGGCATGGGCAGCTACTTTCAGTGGCTGAAGTCCGAATACGGCTTCAGCGAGAAGAACGTCCGTCCCTATAATTTCAATCCGCAGCCCTTCATCGCCAACCCCAAAAGCGCGATGCAGGGCTACGTCACCTCCGAGCCCTTCGCCGTCGAGAAGGCTGCCGGCTTCAAGCCCAACGTCATCCTGCTCGCCGATGCTGGCTTCAACACCTATTCGACCCTGATCGAGACCCGCCGCGAGCTGGTCGAGAAGAAGGCGGACCTGGTGCAGCGCTTCGTCGATGCTTCCATGATCGGCTGGTACAATTACATCTACCGCGACAATTCCTCCGGCAATGCCATGATCAAGCAGCTCAATCCGGAGATGACCGACGAGCTGCTCGCCTATTCCGTCGCCAAGATGAAGGAATACGGCATCGTCGATTCCGGCGACTCCTTGAAGAACGGTATCGGCGCGATGAGCGACGATCGCTACACCTCCTTCTTCAACAAGATGGTGAAAGCCGGTGTCGTGAAGAGCGATCTCGACTTCCGCAAGTCCTACACGCTGCGCTTCGTCAACAAGGGCGTCGGTGTCGAGCTGCGCCCCAGCAAGCCGTAA
- a CDS encoding YciI family protein, producing the protein MRFMYIVTSSQPMKGPSPALMEAMQKISEREIKAGRMIDNGGLMPLATGARVRIVDGELSVIDGPFIEAKEVVGGYAIFELRDKAEALAMAKEFMQLHLDHMPGWDGACELRAFATPGVDGACEVDARSGVAAHA; encoded by the coding sequence ATGCGCTTCATGTACATCGTCACCTCCAGCCAGCCGATGAAAGGCCCGTCTCCGGCGCTGATGGAGGCCATGCAGAAGATATCCGAGCGGGAAATCAAGGCCGGCCGGATGATCGACAATGGCGGTCTGATGCCGCTTGCGACCGGCGCGCGCGTGCGGATCGTCGACGGCGAGCTCAGCGTTATCGATGGTCCCTTCATTGAGGCCAAGGAAGTGGTCGGCGGCTACGCCATTTTCGAGCTGCGCGACAAGGCCGAAGCTCTGGCCATGGCCAAGGAATTCATGCAGCTGCACCTCGATCACATGCCGGGCTGGGACGGCGCCTGCGAGTTGCGGGCCTTCGCCACGCCGGGCGTCGATGGCGCCTGCGAGGTCGACGCAAGGTCGGGCGTAGCCGCGCACGCCTGA
- a CDS encoding 2-hydroxyacid dehydrogenase, with protein MSTGSISSDKIDLLIYGPVRPILENGFSDHFVVHKAETRGDLERLTPAIREKIRGVAVTYHTVRADKDSLSQLPEIEMVASFGVGYDHIDAKYAAEHNIIVTNTPDVLTEEVADVAMGLLISTVREFIKADRYVRSGLWQTQNYPLSVGSLRDRKVGIVGMGRIGQAIARRLDASLVPVVYHSRNPSKDVSYKHYPDLIEMAKAVDTLMVIVPGGVSTNKMINAEVFKALGPRGVLVNVARGSVVDEQALVQALKSGTILAAGLDVFAAEPTVPDELKAMQNVVLLPHIGSASVVTRNAMDQLVVDNLKSWFAGKAPLTPVVETPFKGR; from the coding sequence ATGTCTACCGGTTCGATTTCGTCCGACAAGATCGACCTTCTGATCTATGGGCCGGTGCGGCCGATCCTCGAGAACGGGTTTTCCGATCATTTCGTCGTGCACAAGGCCGAGACGCGAGGCGACCTCGAGCGGCTGACGCCGGCGATCCGCGAGAAGATCCGCGGCGTCGCGGTGACCTATCACACCGTCCGCGCCGACAAGGATTCGCTGTCGCAATTGCCGGAGATCGAGATGGTGGCGAGCTTTGGGGTCGGCTACGACCACATCGACGCCAAATACGCGGCCGAGCACAACATCATCGTCACCAACACGCCTGACGTGCTGACCGAGGAGGTCGCCGACGTCGCGATGGGCCTGCTGATCTCGACCGTGCGCGAATTCATCAAGGCCGATCGCTACGTTCGCTCCGGTCTCTGGCAGACGCAGAACTATCCGCTCAGCGTCGGCTCGCTACGCGACCGCAAGGTCGGCATCGTCGGCATGGGCCGGATCGGCCAGGCCATCGCGCGCCGGCTCGATGCCTCGCTGGTGCCGGTGGTCTATCATTCGCGCAATCCGTCCAAGGACGTTTCCTACAAGCACTATCCCGACCTGATCGAGATGGCGAAGGCGGTGGACACGCTGATGGTGATCGTGCCGGGCGGTGTCTCGACCAACAAGATGATCAATGCCGAGGTGTTCAAGGCGCTCGGCCCGCGCGGCGTGCTGGTCAATGTGGCGCGCGGCTCGGTGGTTGACGAGCAGGCGCTGGTCCAGGCGCTGAAATCAGGCACCATCCTCGCCGCCGGTCTCGACGTGTTCGCGGCCGAGCCCACCGTGCCGGACGAGCTCAAGGCCATGCAGAACGTCGTGCTGCTGCCGCATATCGGCTCGGCCTCCGTGGTGACGCGTAACGCCATGGACCAGCTCGTGGTCGATAACCTCAAGTCCTGGTTCGCCGGCAAGGCACCGCTGACGCCGGTTGTCGAAACGCCGTTCAAGGGGCGCTGA